The Flavobacterium jumunjinense genome includes a region encoding these proteins:
- a CDS encoding S8 family peptidase, whose protein sequence is MKNLKPIYLSAAFALALASCGGAKQMISTPVENIDNLALKITPLAENDLQRWSHLDLVKDTVPGMSVDKAYEQLLKGKKSTTVVVGIVDSGVDIRHEDLKSVIWVNPKEIAGNGKDDDNNGYIDDVNGWNFLGDSNNEQLEMTRIVKMGPGTPDYEKAKAELDGELNAAMEQKMFYEGLLKGGKDLQTFLKKEDFTAEDLKAMNSDNEELNNSKNFFLTRVFPRSTVADFMEQVKGGINHFNDQLNYNFNVDFNGRKVVGDNPNDINDTKYGNNNVIGLNPDDALHGTHVAGIVAQVRNNKKGGDGVANNVKIMAVRAVPNGDEYDKDIALGIRYAVDNGAKVINGSFGKYYSPNKEWVQDALKYAAKKDVLVIFAAGNDSKDLDVINKYPSDSYDGAEEISDNVLIIGALAPSYGSKMVASFSNYGTKNVDIFAPGVQIYATIPNQSYKYLQGTSMASPNVAGVAALIRSYYPKLSAKQVKQIIMESGTPLKNEVTVGEGEGKHQANFSIVSKTGKIVNAYNALLMAEQMSK, encoded by the coding sequence ATGAAAAATTTAAAGCCAATCTATTTATCAGCTGCATTTGCATTAGCATTAGCAAGTTGTGGTGGTGCAAAACAAATGATCTCTACTCCTGTAGAAAATATTGATAATTTAGCATTAAAGATTACACCTTTAGCAGAAAATGATTTACAAAGATGGAGTCATTTAGATTTAGTTAAAGATACTGTTCCTGGAATGAGTGTTGATAAAGCTTATGAACAACTTTTAAAAGGTAAAAAAAGCACAACTGTAGTTGTTGGAATTGTAGATTCTGGTGTAGACATACGTCATGAAGATTTAAAAAGTGTAATTTGGGTTAACCCAAAAGAAATTGCTGGTAACGGTAAAGACGACGACAATAACGGATATATAGATGATGTTAATGGATGGAATTTCCTTGGCGACAGTAACAATGAACAGTTAGAAATGACTCGTATTGTTAAAATGGGACCTGGCACACCAGACTATGAAAAAGCAAAAGCAGAATTAGACGGAGAACTTAATGCTGCAATGGAGCAAAAAATGTTCTATGAAGGACTTTTAAAAGGTGGTAAAGATTTACAAACATTTTTAAAGAAAGAAGATTTTACTGCTGAAGACTTAAAAGCAATGAATTCTGACAACGAAGAATTAAACAACTCAAAAAACTTCTTTTTAACAAGAGTATTTCCTAGATCGACAGTTGCTGATTTCATGGAACAAGTTAAAGGGGGCATAAATCATTTTAATGACCAATTGAACTATAACTTCAATGTTGACTTTAATGGCCGTAAAGTTGTTGGAGACAACCCTAACGATATTAACGATACTAAATACGGTAACAATAACGTTATTGGATTAAATCCAGATGATGCATTACATGGAACTCACGTTGCAGGAATTGTAGCTCAAGTACGAAATAATAAAAAAGGTGGAGACGGTGTTGCCAACAACGTTAAAATAATGGCAGTTAGAGCCGTACCAAATGGTGATGAATACGATAAAGATATCGCATTAGGTATTCGTTATGCTGTAGACAATGGTGCAAAAGTAATTAACGGATCATTCGGAAAATATTATTCTCCAAACAAAGAATGGGTTCAAGATGCGTTAAAATATGCTGCTAAAAAAGACGTTTTAGTTATTTTTGCTGCTGGAAATGATTCTAAAGATTTAGATGTTATAAACAAATATCCAAGTGATTCTTATGATGGTGCTGAAGAAATTTCAGATAACGTTTTAATAATCGGCGCATTAGCTCCTAGCTATGGTTCTAAAATGGTAGCTTCATTCTCAAACTATGGTACAAAAAATGTTGATATTTTTGCTCCTGGTGTTCAAATTTATGCAACTATTCCAAATCAATCCTATAAATACCTTCAAGGAACTTCAATGGCTTCTCCAAATGTTGCAGGTGTTGCTGCATTAATCCGTTCTTATTATCCAAAATTATCTGCTAAACAAGTTAAGCAAATTATTATGGAAAGCGGAACTCCTTTAAAAAACGAAGTAACTGTTGGTGAGGGAGAAGGAAAACATCAAGCTAACTTTTCTATAGTTTCAAAAACTGGAAAAATAGTAAATGCATACAACGCATTACTAATGGCTGAGCAAATGTCTAAATAA
- a CDS encoding MBL fold metallo-hydrolase encodes MNLYPIESGNFKLDGGAMFGVVPKTIWNRTNPADANNLIDIAARCLLIEDGKKLILIDTGMGNKQSEKFFGYYSLWGNQNIDKSLKEKGFHRDDITDVFMTHLHFDHCGGAVNWNNNKTGYEVAFKNAKFWTNENHWKWATEPNVREKASFLKENILPIEESGQLNFISRTENGFLEKSDLDFGIFFADGHTEKQMIPMINYKGKTICFMADLLPTAGHIPLPYVTGYDTRPLLSMNEKDIFLKKAVENNYYLFLEHDAHNEIITLQNTEKGIRLKDVFKCNEILK; translated from the coding sequence ATGAATCTTTATCCTATAGAATCTGGTAATTTCAAATTAGATGGTGGCGCAATGTTTGGAGTAGTTCCTAAAACAATATGGAACAGAACAAATCCAGCAGACGCTAATAACCTAATTGATATTGCAGCTCGATGTTTACTTATTGAAGATGGTAAAAAACTTATCCTAATTGATACTGGAATGGGTAATAAGCAATCCGAAAAATTTTTCGGGTATTATTCACTTTGGGGAAACCAAAACATTGATAAATCTTTAAAAGAAAAAGGTTTTCACAGAGATGATATTACCGATGTGTTTATGACGCATTTGCATTTTGATCATTGTGGAGGAGCTGTAAATTGGAATAACAACAAAACTGGCTATGAAGTAGCGTTTAAAAATGCTAAGTTCTGGACCAATGAAAATCATTGGAAATGGGCAACAGAACCAAATGTTAGAGAGAAAGCATCTTTCTTAAAAGAAAACATATTACCTATCGAAGAAAGTGGTCAACTTAACTTTATTTCTAGGACAGAAAATGGATTTTTAGAAAAAAGCGATTTAGACTTTGGTATATTCTTTGCAGATGGACATACAGAAAAACAAATGATTCCTATGATTAATTACAAAGGAAAGACTATTTGTTTTATGGCCGATTTGTTGCCAACTGCTGGTCATATACCATTACCTTACGTAACAGGATACGACACAAGGCCCTTATTATCAATGAATGAAAAAGATATCTTTTTAAAAAAAGCAGTTGAAAATAATTATTATCTTTTTTTAGAGCATGATGCTCATAATGAAATTATAACATTACAGAATACTGAAAAAGGGATTCGTTTAAAAGACGTTTTTAAATGTAATGAAATCTTAAAATAG
- the sufB gene encoding Fe-S cluster assembly protein SufB: MSKYTEDDLKVELENKEYEYGFYTELESETFPIGLNEDIVRAISLKKEEPEWMTEWRLEAFKVWKEMIEPEWANVHYTKPDFQSIAYYSAPKKSDPNKTLDDVDSELLEMYKKLGISIDEQKKMNNIAMDIVVDSVSVATTFKKTLAEKGIIFCPISEAIKEHPELVKKYLGTIVPIKDNFYAALNSAVFSDGSFCYIPKGVRCPMELSTYFRINQGGTGQFERTLVIADEGSYVSYLEGCTAPSRDENQLHAAVVELIALDDAEIKYSTVQNWFPGNKEGKGGVYNFVTKRGLCEKNAKISWTQVETGSAVTWKYPSCILKGDNSIGEFYSIAVTNNYQQADTGTKMIHLGKNTRSTIISKGISAGKSQNSYRGLVQINSRAENARNFSQCDSLLMGNECGAHTFPYIESKNTTAKIEHEATTSKIGEDQVFYCNQRGIPTEKAIALIVNGFSKEVLNKLPMEFAVEAQKLLEISLEGSVG, from the coding sequence ATGAGTAAATACACCGAAGACGATTTAAAAGTCGAATTAGAAAACAAAGAATACGAATACGGATTTTATACAGAATTAGAGTCGGAAACTTTTCCTATTGGGTTAAATGAAGATATCGTTCGTGCAATTTCTTTAAAGAAAGAGGAGCCAGAATGGATGACGGAATGGCGACTTGAAGCTTTTAAAGTTTGGAAAGAAATGATTGAACCAGAATGGGCTAATGTTCATTATACAAAGCCTGACTTTCAATCGATTGCTTATTATTCGGCTCCAAAAAAATCGGACCCTAATAAAACGCTTGATGATGTTGATTCTGAGCTTTTAGAAATGTATAAAAAGTTAGGTATTTCAATTGATGAACAAAAGAAAATGAATAATATAGCAATGGATATTGTTGTAGATTCAGTTTCAGTTGCAACTACTTTTAAGAAAACATTAGCAGAAAAGGGGATCATTTTCTGCCCAATTTCTGAAGCGATAAAAGAACATCCAGAATTAGTAAAGAAATACTTAGGTACAATTGTGCCGATTAAAGATAATTTTTATGCTGCATTAAATTCGGCTGTTTTTTCAGATGGTAGTTTTTGTTATATTCCAAAAGGAGTGAGATGTCCAATGGAGCTTTCGACTTATTTTAGAATTAATCAAGGAGGTACAGGACAGTTTGAAAGAACATTAGTGATTGCAGATGAAGGAAGTTATGTTTCTTACTTAGAAGGTTGTACAGCTCCAAGTCGAGATGAAAACCAATTGCATGCTGCTGTTGTTGAATTAATTGCTTTGGATGATGCAGAAATAAAATATTCGACAGTTCAAAACTGGTTTCCTGGAAATAAAGAAGGTAAAGGTGGGGTTTACAATTTTGTAACTAAAAGAGGTTTGTGTGAGAAAAACGCAAAGATATCTTGGACACAAGTTGAAACTGGTTCTGCAGTTACTTGGAAGTATCCATCTTGTATTTTAAAAGGTGATAATTCTATTGGTGAGTTCTATTCTATTGCAGTTACTAATAATTATCAACAAGCAGATACAGGAACAAAGATGATTCACTTGGGTAAAAATACTAGATCTACCATTATTTCAAAAGGAATATCTGCTGGAAAATCTCAAAATAGTTATAGAGGATTGGTACAAATTAATTCTAGAGCTGAAAACGCACGTAACTTTTCTCAATGTGATAGTTTGTTAATGGGTAATGAATGTGGAGCGCATACTTTTCCATACATAGAAAGTAAAAATACGACTGCAAAAATTGAACACGAAGCAACAACTTCAAAAATTGGTGAAGACCAAGTGTTTTATTGTAATCAACGTGGAATTCCTACAGAAAAAGCTATTGCATTAATTGTGAATGGATTTAGTAAGGAAGTGTTGAATAAATTACCAATGGAATTTGCGGTGGAAGCTCAAAAACTATTAGAAATTTCATTAGAAGGAAGTGTTGGTTAA
- the sufC gene encoding Fe-S cluster assembly ATPase SufC, which produces MLSIKNLHASVEDKEILKGINLEVKAGEVHAIMGPNGAGKSTLSSIIAGNENYEVSQGEIFLDNEEISELAPEERAHKGIFLSFQYPVEIPGVSVTNFIKTAINESRKAKGLEDMPANEMLKKIREKSELLEMDKKFLSRSLNQGFSGGEKKRNEIFQMAMLEPKIAILDETDSGLDIDALRIVANGVNKLKSKDNAVVVITHYQRLLEYIVPDFVHVLMDGKIVKSGTAALALELEEKGYDWIKAEIQ; this is translated from the coding sequence ATGTTATCAATTAAAAATTTACATGCTTCAGTTGAAGATAAAGAAATATTAAAAGGAATTAATCTTGAAGTAAAAGCAGGAGAAGTTCATGCTATAATGGGACCAAACGGAGCTGGAAAGTCAACACTTTCTTCAATTATAGCAGGAAATGAAAACTATGAAGTATCTCAAGGTGAAATCTTCTTAGATAATGAAGAAATTTCTGAATTAGCTCCAGAAGAAAGAGCACATAAAGGAATATTCTTGTCGTTTCAGTACCCTGTTGAAATCCCTGGAGTTTCAGTTACTAACTTCATTAAAACAGCAATCAACGAAAGTAGAAAAGCAAAAGGTTTAGAAGATATGCCTGCAAATGAAATGTTGAAAAAAATTCGTGAAAAATCGGAACTACTTGAAATGGACAAAAAATTTCTTTCTCGTTCATTAAATCAAGGTTTTTCTGGGGGTGAAAAGAAAAGAAATGAAATTTTTCAAATGGCAATGCTAGAGCCAAAGATCGCTATTCTTGATGAAACAGATTCAGGTTTAGATATTGATGCACTTCGTATCGTTGCAAACGGTGTTAATAAATTAAAGAGTAAAGACAATGCGGTAGTAGTAATTACACACTACCAACGTTTGTTAGAATATATCGTTCCAGATTTTGTACATGTATTAATGGACGGTAAAATTGTTAAATCTGGTACAGCCGCTTTAGCTTTAGAATTAGAGGAAAAAGGATATGATTGGATTAAAGCTGAAATCCAGTAA
- a CDS encoding HesB/IscA family protein, which produces MIKVSDTASKRIIDMMKDDGFDATRDYVRVGVKSGGCSGLSYELKFDKELGENDKLFEDNNVKIAVEKKSFLYLVGTVLEYSGGLNGKGFVFNNPNAQRTCGCGESFSL; this is translated from the coding sequence ATGATTAAAGTTTCAGATACTGCTAGCAAAAGAATCATCGACATGATGAAAGATGATGGCTTTGATGCTACTCGAGATTATGTTAGAGTAGGTGTTAAAAGTGGAGGATGCTCTGGTTTGTCTTATGAATTAAAGTTTGACAAAGAATTAGGAGAAAATGATAAGCTTTTTGAAGATAATAATGTGAAGATTGCTGTAGAGAAAAAGAGTTTTCTTTACTTAGTTGGAACAGTATTAGAATATTCAGGAGGTTTGAATGGAAAAGGTTTTGTTTTTAACAATCCAAATGCACAGAGAACTTGTGGATGTGGAGAATCTTTTTCTTTATAG
- the sufD gene encoding Fe-S cluster assembly protein SufD, whose product MDLKDKLLSSYIALEEKFDNDSTLHEVRNQAIKNFETKGFPTKKEETWKYTSLNSILKNDFSVFPKHENAIEFPAVKKYFLHEVDTYKLVFIDGKFSSFLSSTTHEGIDVCLLSSVLTKPKYRLVLETYFNQVAKKDDSLTSLNTAFAQEGAFINIPKSKVADKPIEIIYFSTGTEDAMMVQPRNLIVVGENAHVQIIERHQSLNENPVLTNSVTEIFAQKRANVDYYKIQNDVQTANLIDNTYISQKQESRVSVHTFSFGGNITRNNLNFYHFGERIDSTLKGITIIGDKQHVDHFTLVHHSQPNCESHQDYKGIFGDNSTGVFNGKIYVEKEAQKTNAFQQNNNILISEKATINAKPQLEIFADDVKCSHGCTIGQLDESAMFYMQQRGIPKKEARALLMYAFSNEVISSIKIPELKQRITKIIATKLGVKMGFDL is encoded by the coding sequence ATGGATTTAAAAGATAAATTACTTTCGTCATACATTGCATTAGAAGAGAAATTTGATAACGACTCTACTTTGCATGAAGTACGAAATCAAGCAATAAAAAACTTCGAAACAAAAGGGTTTCCTACTAAAAAAGAGGAAACATGGAAATATACATCATTAAACTCAATATTGAAAAATGATTTTTCTGTTTTTCCAAAGCATGAAAATGCAATTGAATTTCCTGCTGTTAAAAAATATTTTCTTCACGAAGTTGACACTTATAAGTTGGTGTTTATAGATGGTAAATTCAGTTCGTTTTTATCTTCAACCACACACGAAGGAATAGATGTATGTTTACTTTCTTCAGTATTAACTAAGCCAAAATATAGATTAGTTTTAGAAACCTATTTTAATCAGGTTGCAAAAAAAGATGATAGTCTAACTTCTCTAAATACTGCTTTTGCTCAAGAAGGAGCATTCATAAATATACCTAAGAGTAAAGTTGCAGATAAGCCAATTGAGATAATATATTTTTCTACGGGAACTGAAGACGCTATGATGGTTCAGCCAAGGAATTTAATCGTAGTTGGTGAAAATGCTCACGTTCAGATTATTGAGCGCCATCAAAGTTTGAATGAAAACCCTGTGTTAACAAACTCTGTAACAGAAATATTTGCTCAGAAAAGAGCTAATGTAGATTATTATAAAATTCAAAATGACGTTCAAACAGCTAATTTGATTGATAATACTTATATTTCTCAAAAGCAAGAAAGCAGAGTTTCTGTGCATACTTTCTCTTTTGGAGGAAATATCACGAGAAACAATTTAAATTTCTATCATTTTGGGGAACGTATCGATTCTACACTGAAAGGTATTACAATCATTGGAGATAAGCAACATGTGGATCATTTTACATTGGTTCATCATTCGCAACCAAATTGTGAAAGTCATCAGGATTATAAAGGAATTTTTGGAGACAACTCTACAGGAGTCTTTAATGGTAAAATATATGTTGAGAAAGAAGCACAAAAAACAAATGCATTTCAGCAAAATAATAACATTCTAATTAGTGAAAAAGCGACTATAAATGCTAAACCACAACTAGAAATTTTTGCAGACGACGTTAAGTGTTCGCATGGTTGTACTATTGGTCAATTAGATGAAAGCGCAATGTTTTATATGCAACAACGTGGAATTCCTAAAAAAGAAGCACGTGCCTTGTTGATGTATGCTTTTTCAAACGAAGTTATATCGAGCATTAAAATACCAGAATTAAAACAGAGAATTACAAAAATAATAGCTACGAAGTTAGGTGTGAAAATGGGTTTTGATTTGTAA